One genomic region from Streptomyces sp. NBC_01431 encodes:
- a CDS encoding glutathione S-transferase family protein yields MSYVNPGSSYTRDSRYITTRITADGRDGYPVEPGRYRLVVSRACPWASRAVIVRRLLGLESALPMAVAGPTHDERSWTFDLDPDGRDPVLGIERLQEAYLARDPGYDRGVTVPAIVDVPTGKVVTNDFARITIDMSLEWTAHHREGAPELYPPALRQEIDAVSETVYKDVNNGVYRAGFAGSQEAYASAYASLFARLDWLSERLTTSRYLVGDTITEADIRLFTTLVRFDAVYHGHFKCNRQKLSEMPILWAYARDLFQTPGFGDTVDFDHIKRHYYLVHQDINPSGIVPVGPDLSGWLDAHDRASLGGRPFGGGTPPGPVAAEEAVPEL; encoded by the coding sequence ATGAGCTATGTGAATCCCGGCAGTTCCTACACGCGGGACAGCCGGTACATCACCACTCGGATCACTGCCGACGGGCGCGACGGATATCCCGTCGAACCTGGCCGGTACCGGCTGGTGGTCAGCCGGGCCTGCCCGTGGGCCAGCCGGGCGGTCATCGTGCGGCGGCTGCTCGGGCTGGAAAGCGCGCTGCCGATGGCCGTGGCCGGGCCGACCCACGACGAGCGCAGCTGGACGTTCGACCTGGACCCTGACGGGCGCGATCCGGTGCTCGGAATCGAACGGCTCCAGGAGGCCTACCTCGCCCGCGATCCCGGTTACGACCGCGGCGTCACGGTACCGGCGATCGTCGACGTGCCGACCGGCAAGGTGGTGACGAACGACTTCGCTCGGATCACGATCGACATGTCGCTGGAATGGACGGCTCACCATCGTGAAGGGGCCCCGGAGCTCTACCCGCCAGCGCTGCGGCAAGAGATCGACGCCGTGAGCGAGACGGTTTACAAAGACGTGAACAACGGCGTCTACCGTGCCGGTTTCGCGGGTTCGCAGGAGGCCTATGCCTCGGCGTACGCCTCCCTGTTCGCGCGTCTCGACTGGCTCTCGGAACGACTCACGACGTCTCGCTACTTGGTCGGTGACACCATTACCGAGGCGGACATCCGGCTGTTCACCACACTCGTCCGCTTCGACGCGGTCTATCACGGCCACTTCAAGTGCAACCGGCAGAAGCTGTCCGAGATGCCCATTCTCTGGGCCTACGCGCGCGACCTGTTCCAGACGCCGGGCTTCGGCGACACAGTCGACTTCGACCACATCAAACGCCACTATTACCTGGTCCACCAGGACATCAACCCGAGTGGCATCGTGCCGGTGGGCCCGGACTTGTCGGGCTGGCTCGACGCCCACGACCGGGCGTCACTGGGCGGCCGCCCCTTCGGCGGCGGAACCCCGCCCGGCCCAGTCGCTGCCGAAGAGGCCGTACCGGAGTTGTGA